The window GTTTGGATGCACCGTGAGCATCATCTTGAGCACCCCGAGCGTTGATGAGTTGTCACCAGCGGTGGACGCGCTCAAGGGGTGGCAGTACGACGGGGGACCGCTGCATCTGCATTCCGGCGATCTCGGGTGGCACTCGTTAGGTGGTGCCGAGGCTACGGCGGCTGCCATCCGGATGTGGTCGCGCGACGGGGAGGTTCTCGCGATCGGGCTGCTGGACGGCCCCGAACTGGTGCGCATGGCCGTCGCTCCCGACTGGCGTGATGACGAGGCACTGGCCCGTCGGCTCGCCGCTGATCTGGACGAACCAGGGCGTGTCCTGGCTCCCCACGGTGCGACCGTCGAAGCCCGAGGTGCGGGGCTTTTCACCCAGTTGCTGCTGAAGCGGGGTTGGGAGCGGGATGAGCCGTGGACAACGTTCCACCGCGGTCTCTCGGACCCGGTACAGGACTGCGGTCTGCGCATCGAGACGATCGAGCCCGATCGCGCCGAGGTGTGGGTCGCCGTCCACTGGTCCGCGTTCCGCGGGTCGCCCTTCACCGATGCCGACCGGCGCCGTACGGTCGGAGGTTGGCTCGCGATGGCCGGTGGCCCGTTCTACGCTGACGCACGCTGCCTCGCCGCATTTGATCAGAATGACGACGCCGTGGCGGTGGCGGCTGTGTGGTCAGCCGGCCCGGGGCGGCCTGGACTGCTGGAACCGATGGGCGTGCACCGCAGTCACCGAGGCCATGGTTACGGCACTGCGATCACGCTTGCCGCCGCTGCGGCGCTTCGCGACATGGGTTCGTCCAGCGCGAGTGTGTGCGTGGAGAGTTCCAACGTCGGCGCCGTAGCTACCTACGCCTCGGCCGGCTTCACGCCGTCAGACGAGGTGGCCGATCTGCGCCGCGGTTCCCGGTGAACACCGGGCGAAGGTCGATACCCCTCGTGCAGATAGTCGTAGCCAGCGGGCCGCACTGATCTTGGTTCCAGTCTAGTACTCCAACGTCACCTGTGCGGGCTGGGCCAATGATCGGACCAGGCGCTCGCCGTCGGGCCACGCGCCGAACCCGGTCTTGGAGTCCAGGTGCCCGACTGCGCCCGCGTCGAACAGTTCCGAGCCCCAGTCTCGCGCGTACGCTTCGAATTGCTCGAGCGTGG is drawn from Micromonospora sp. NBC_01740 and contains these coding sequences:
- a CDS encoding GNAT family N-acetyltransferase is translated as MSIILSTPSVDELSPAVDALKGWQYDGGPLHLHSGDLGWHSLGGAEATAAAIRMWSRDGEVLAIGLLDGPELVRMAVAPDWRDDEALARRLAADLDEPGRVLAPHGATVEARGAGLFTQLLLKRGWERDEPWTTFHRGLSDPVQDCGLRIETIEPDRAEVWVAVHWSAFRGSPFTDADRRRTVGGWLAMAGGPFYADARCLAAFDQNDDAVAVAAVWSAGPGRPGLLEPMGVHRSHRGHGYGTAITLAAAAALRDMGSSSASVCVESSNVGAVATYASAGFTPSDEVADLRRGSR